From a single Pseudorasbora parva isolate DD20220531a chromosome 15, ASM2467924v1, whole genome shotgun sequence genomic region:
- the clec11a gene encoding C-type lectin domain family 11 member A, translated as MIPTVILAAVVGFSALSSCDSADSTTRSAITTADLSQARVFNEETVRGRGDTPDIIEPEPTTAVSDMESTYNYILSRLAAMDQAIHRLNVGHYTLDIKVTQLLERVSRLDNRLGDTEDAIQQVSSYCKDNRKEIGRLEGCQKGRKIGYKCFLAYRVYETYIDASQKCQERGGRMAMPRDRKEQEALAEYVKSVIHGNWPVWLGINDQRSEGLYLFEDTTRVTYFQWRKHFLSSQPDGGKRENCVSMSSDDGDWWDTYCERRMYYLCEFDV; from the exons ATGATTCCAACAGTGATTCTGGCGGCTGTAGTGGGCTTCAGCGCTCTGTCCTCCTGTGACTCTGCCGACAGCACCACGAGATCGGCCATCACAACAGCTGATCTGTCTCAG GCAAGAGTGTTCAATGAGGAGACGGTTAGAGGGCGAGGGGACACTCCTGACATCATAGAACCTGAACCCACCACTGCCGTCTCCGACATGGAGAGCACTTACAACTACATAT TGTCTAGACTGGCAGCGATGGATCAGGCCATCCACAGGCTTAATGTGGGACATTACACATTGGACATTAAAGTGACACAACTGCTGGAAAGAGTGTCACGCCTTGACAATAGACTAGgtgacactgaggatgccattCAACAGGTCTCGTCCTACTGCAAGGACAATCGCAAAGAGATTGGACGACTAGAGG GCTGTCAGAAAGGCCGTAAAATTGGTTACAAATGCTTTCTGGCATACCGTGTATATGAGACCTACATAGACGCATCCCAGAAGTGCCAGGAGCGGGGAGGACGCATGGCTATGCCACGAGATCGCAAGGAGCAGGAAGCTTTGGCTGAATATGTGAAATCAGTAATCCATGGAAACTGGCCTGTGTGGCTTGGGATTAACGACCAGCGCTCCGAAGGCCTCTACCTATTTGAGGACACAACGCGGGTCACTTACTTCCAATGGAGGAAGCACTTCCTTTCAAGCCAGCCAGATGGTGGTAAACGAGAGAACTGTGTATCCATGTCCTCAGATGATGGAGACTGGTGGGACACCTACTGTGAAAGACGAATGTATTATCTGTGCGAGTTTGATGTTTGA